The Musa acuminata AAA Group cultivar baxijiao chromosome BXJ1-3, Cavendish_Baxijiao_AAA, whole genome shotgun sequence genome window below encodes:
- the LOC135637149 gene encoding uncharacterized protein LOC135637149: MEEAVTSSHRDPADKHAEEAAGGKTPPQCSVISTYRAKIGGVPRIVTVVWSKNLMNHSLSVSIEKGSSLTCKVDLKPWPFRSKKGSKSFDVDGKQIDVSWNFRLAKFSDGPEPTEGYYVALVCDEEVVLLLGDRKKKAYKKTRSRPSLEEATLVSKKENVFGKKCFAARVRFDGRNKEHDIVVANSIAEHKDPEMWISIDGVILIHVNHLQWKFRGNETVWVEQVPVQVLWDVHDWLFRGPGSGHALFMFKPGLPALAAEEKHDGGDPVSSNTESSMVSSGGGGDDGSPEFCFFLYAWKME; the protein is encoded by the coding sequence ATGGAGGAGGCCGTCACCAGCTCTCATCGTGATCCCGCCGACAAGCATGCAGAAGAAGCAGCAGGCGGCAAGACGCCGCCGCAGTGCTCGGTGATCTCCACCTACCGGGCAAAGATCGGAGGCGTACCGCGAATCGTGACGGTGGTGTGGAGCAAGAACCTCATGAACCACTCCCTCTCCGTCTCCATCGAGAAGGGCAGCAGCTTGACCTGCAAGGTGGACCTGAAGCCATGGCCGTTCCGGAGCAAGAAGGGGTCCAAGTCCTTCGACGTTGACGGCAAGCAGATCGACGTCTCCTGGAACTTCCGGTTGGCGAAGTTCTCGGATGGGCCGGAGCCAACCGAGGGCTACTATGTCGCGCTCGTCTGCGACGAGGaggtcgtcctcctcctcggcgACAGGAAGAAGAAGGCCTACAAGAAGACCAGGTCGCGGCCTTCCTTGGAGGAGGCCACACTGGTGTCCAAGAAGGAGAACGTCTTCGGAAAGAAGTGTTTCGCCGCGAGGGTCAGATTCGACGGCAGGAACAAGGAGCACGACATCGTGGTGGCCAACTCCATCGCGGAGCACAAGGATCCCGAAATGTGGATCAGCATCGACGGCGTCATACTGATCCATGTGAACCACCTGCAGTGGAAGTTCCGGGGCAACGAGACCGTGTGGGTGGAGCAGGTGCCGGTGCAAGTGCTATGGGACGTGCACGACTGGCTCTTCCGAGGCCCCGGATCCGGCCACGCCCTGTTCATGTTCAAGCCTGGGCTGCCGGCCCTGGCGGCGGAAGAGAAGCACGACGGAGGCGACCCAGTCAGCTCCAATACCGAAAGCTCCATGgttagcagcggcggcggtggtgacgATGGGTCTCCAGAGTTTTGCTTCTTCCTGTATGCTTGGAAGATGGAATGA